Proteins encoded together in one Marinithermus hydrothermalis DSM 14884 window:
- a CDS encoding MIP/aquaporin family protein, giving the protein MRAYMAEFIGTFALVFAGVGAIAANYATDGAVGLVGIAFAHGLAIALMIAALGAVSGAHFNPAVTFGLWSIGKIELGTAVGYWIAQLLGGLVAAGLLGVLYGADLLEAVAYGTPVLGEGVGLGAGIAIEAVLTFFLVFVIATVAVYQKSALAPFAIGLAIVMDIFAGGPLTGAAMNPARAFGPAVLSGVWAGHLAYWVGPLVGGALAALAARWFYEK; this is encoded by the coding sequence ATGCGGGCATATATGGCGGAGTTTATAGGGACGTTTGCCCTGGTATTCGCTGGCGTGGGCGCGATCGCCGCGAACTACGCGACCGACGGGGCGGTGGGCCTCGTGGGCATCGCCTTCGCCCACGGTCTGGCGATCGCGTTGATGATCGCGGCGTTAGGCGCGGTCTCCGGGGCGCACTTCAACCCCGCCGTGACCTTCGGGCTTTGGAGCATCGGGAAGATCGAGCTGGGCACGGCCGTGGGGTACTGGATCGCGCAGTTGCTGGGCGGTCTGGTGGCGGCGGGTCTGCTCGGCGTGCTGTACGGTGCAGACCTCTTGGAGGCCGTGGCGTACGGCACCCCCGTCCTCGGGGAGGGCGTCGGCCTCGGGGCGGGGATCGCGATCGAAGCGGTGCTGACCTTCTTCCTGGTCTTCGTGATCGCCACGGTCGCGGTGTACCAGAAAAGCGCCCTCGCCCCCTTCGCGATCGGCCTCGCCATCGTGATGGACATCTTCGCGGGCGGGCCCCTGACGGGCGCGGCCATGAACCCCGCGCGGGCCTTCGGACCGGCGGTGCTCTCCGGGGTTTGGGCAGGGCACCTCGCCTACTGGGTGGGGCCCCTCGTGGGGGGCGCGCTCGCGGCCCTCGCGGCCCGCTGGTTCTACGAGAAGTAA
- a CDS encoding HD domain-containing protein, translated as MRKRIERLLKAFFPHLARPDDAWALGWLKEDERGLYLAMDVRDREHAVQVARRLLERYPQAPDYAVRAALLHDAGKALRPYRPLERILTGLVALPVPPHPLRRGLMGAFQVRRYHAEYAASRIQDRLVAEIVRLHHVGGSPWAERLRAVDGEF; from the coding sequence ATGCGTAAGCGGATCGAGCGGCTCTTGAAGGCCTTCTTCCCCCACCTGGCCCGCCCAGACGACGCGTGGGCGCTGGGGTGGCTTAAAGAGGACGAGCGGGGCCTGTACCTGGCCATGGACGTGCGGGACCGCGAGCACGCCGTGCAGGTCGCGCGCCGCCTCCTGGAGCGCTACCCTCAAGCCCCAGACTACGCGGTGCGCGCCGCGCTTCTCCACGACGCGGGCAAGGCCCTCAGGCCCTACCGGCCGCTCGAGCGCATCCTCACCGGCCTGGTTGCGTTGCCCGTGCCGCCTCATCCCCTGCGCCGGGGGCTGATGGGCGCGTTTCAGGTACGCCGTTACCACGCCGAGTACGCCGCGTCACGAATCCAGGACCGGCTGGTCGCGGAGATCGTACGCCTCCACCACGTCGGCGGCTCGCCCTGGGCTGAACGCCTTCGCGCGGTGGACGGAGAGTTCTAA
- a CDS encoding electron transfer flavoprotein subunit alpha/FixB family protein — MILAVLEHDGNTLKKGALEAVTRARQLKEALGGEVIGLVIGHGLDAVAAEAKKFVDRLYVADDAAFAQYNAEKWTAAAAAAVQASDARVVVASASRTGRTWTARLAARLNAALLEDTLESWAEEGKILAKRYSFLNRVTETQAAALPVVLSVKPNTTPLAEPAGEGSLQPLSVELGDLEARVEVLEVVKEEAKRVSLTEADVVVSGGRGLGSPEAFKQVEELADLLGGAVGATRAVVDAGWRPYAEQVGQTGKTVQPNLYIALGISGAVQHQAGMNKSKYIVAVNKDAEAPIFKITDYGIVGDVNQVLPALIEAVRKRKA, encoded by the coding sequence ATGATCCTCGCTGTACTCGAACACGACGGCAACACCCTCAAAAAAGGCGCCCTCGAGGCCGTGACCCGCGCCCGTCAGCTCAAGGAAGCCCTGGGCGGCGAGGTCATCGGTCTGGTTATCGGCCACGGCCTGGACGCCGTAGCCGCGGAGGCCAAGAAGTTCGTGGACCGACTCTACGTCGCGGACGACGCGGCCTTCGCGCAGTACAACGCCGAGAAATGGACCGCCGCGGCGGCGGCCGCGGTGCAGGCCAGCGACGCGCGGGTCGTGGTGGCCAGCGCTTCGCGCACCGGCCGCACCTGGACCGCGCGGCTCGCGGCCCGGCTCAACGCCGCGCTCCTCGAGGACACCCTCGAATCCTGGGCCGAGGAGGGCAAGATCCTCGCCAAGCGGTACAGCTTCCTCAACCGCGTGACGGAAACGCAGGCTGCGGCGCTGCCCGTGGTGCTCTCGGTCAAGCCCAACACCACCCCGCTCGCGGAACCCGCCGGGGAGGGCAGCCTCCAGCCCCTCTCGGTCGAGCTCGGTGACCTGGAAGCGCGGGTGGAGGTGCTCGAGGTCGTCAAGGAGGAGGCCAAACGCGTCTCGCTCACCGAGGCGGACGTGGTGGTCTCCGGAGGCCGCGGCCTGGGGAGCCCCGAGGCCTTCAAGCAGGTTGAGGAGCTCGCGGACCTCCTGGGCGGCGCGGTGGGCGCGACGCGCGCAGTGGTGGACGCGGGCTGGCGCCCGTACGCCGAGCAGGTCGGCCAGACCGGGAAGACCGTCCAGCCCAACCTGTACATCGCCCTGGGCATCTCCGGCGCGGTGCAGCACCAGGCGGGCATGAACAAGTCCAAGTACATCGTCGCGGTGAACAAGGACGCGGAAGCCCCGATCTTTAAGATCACCGACTACGGGATCGTGGGGGACGTGAACCAGGTGCTGCCCGCCCTGATCGAGGCGGTGCGCAAACGCAAAGCCTAG
- a CDS encoding UDP-glucose dehydrogenase family protein, whose translation MKVAVIGTGYVGLTTAVALAYLGHEVWGVDVDATKIRDLARGHPPIHEPGLEALLPLVQPRLHFTTAYADAIPGAEVILIAVGTPPGADGAPDLRYVRQAVEALALHLDGAHPVVAIKSTVPMGTGRWVRARIQEIRAEAYEVASNPEFLRQGSALHDTFYPNRIVIGADTPRAVAVLEALYRPLLEQSFPPPKGLPRPSGLEAVPLVATDLTSAELIKYAANAFLALKISFINEIAALAEQVGADATHVARGIGLDARIGPQFLRPGIGWGGSCFDKDTAALLALGRAHGTEMRIVQAARAVNHHQRERIIEKLTRELTTLRGRTVGLLGIAFKPHTDDLRDAPALAIAHRLIQCGAHVRLHDPVALARARREHPELERAYREHPTEVFEEADAVVLVTEWPQYLELPWETLAPRMRFPLVLDGRNVLDAARLTAAGFRYLGTGRCIAHTAPAPTPPR comes from the coding sequence ATGAAGGTCGCCGTCATCGGAACCGGGTACGTAGGCCTCACGACCGCCGTGGCCCTCGCCTACCTCGGGCACGAGGTCTGGGGCGTGGACGTGGACGCTACCAAGATCCGCGACCTCGCGCGAGGCCACCCGCCCATCCATGAGCCGGGCCTCGAGGCTCTGCTCCCTCTGGTCCAACCCCGGCTGCACTTCACCACCGCGTACGCCGACGCGATCCCGGGCGCGGAGGTAATCCTGATCGCGGTCGGCACCCCCCCAGGCGCGGACGGCGCGCCCGACCTCCGCTACGTGCGCCAGGCGGTCGAAGCGCTCGCTCTGCACCTGGATGGCGCGCACCCCGTGGTCGCCATTAAATCCACCGTCCCCATGGGGACCGGCCGCTGGGTGCGCGCCCGGATCCAAGAAATCCGCGCCGAAGCTTACGAGGTGGCCTCGAACCCCGAGTTTTTGCGGCAAGGCTCCGCCCTGCACGACACCTTCTACCCCAACCGCATCGTCATCGGGGCCGACACGCCCCGGGCCGTCGCGGTGCTAGAGGCGCTCTACCGCCCCCTTCTGGAACAATCCTTCCCGCCCCCCAAGGGGCTGCCCCGGCCCTCGGGCCTCGAGGCCGTCCCTCTGGTCGCCACAGACCTGACCTCCGCGGAGTTAATCAAGTACGCGGCGAACGCCTTCCTCGCGCTCAAGATCAGCTTCATCAACGAGATCGCGGCGCTCGCCGAACAGGTCGGGGCCGACGCCACCCACGTCGCTCGAGGTATCGGATTGGATGCCCGGATCGGTCCGCAGTTCCTCCGGCCTGGCATCGGCTGGGGCGGGAGTTGCTTCGACAAGGACACCGCCGCGCTGCTCGCCCTTGGGCGCGCCCATGGAACCGAGATGCGCATCGTCCAAGCGGCCCGCGCGGTCAACCACCACCAACGCGAACGCATCATCGAAAAACTCACTCGGGAGTTGACCACCCTGCGCGGCCGTACCGTCGGCCTGCTTGGCATCGCGTTCAAGCCTCACACGGACGACCTCCGCGACGCGCCCGCCCTCGCGATCGCGCATCGCCTGATCCAGTGCGGCGCGCACGTCCGGCTCCACGATCCCGTCGCCCTCGCGCGCGCGCGGCGCGAGCACCCCGAGCTCGAGCGGGCCTACCGGGAACACCCAACCGAGGTCTTCGAGGAGGCCGACGCGGTGGTGTTGGTCACGGAATGGCCCCAGTACCTCGAGCTGCCCTGGGAAACCCTCGCCCCCAGGATGCGTTTCCCTCTCGTCCTGGACGGGAGAAACGTGCTGGACGCCGCGCGCCTTACCGCCGCGGGGTTTCGTTACTTGGGGACCGGCCGCTGCATCGCCCACACCGCCCCGGCCCCGACCCCACCCCGCTAA
- the gmhB gene encoding D-glycero-beta-D-manno-heptose 1,7-bisphosphate 7-phosphatase: MLKQAVILAGGLGTRLGPLTRDTPKPLLPVGDAPFLEHVVWNLKRFGIERFLFSVGYRAEKIMAHFGNGRRLGVQIEYVFEKTPAGTGGALVLAQQLGRLDEWFLVVNGDTLFDINFLDLSVLTQSQRALAGLALRQIPDASRYGRVRLNGVHITGFDEKSGKGPGLINGGVYTMHRKALEHLPPGPSSLERDLFPKLAAHGKLVGRVYAGFFIDIGVPEALQAAQVLVPRWRQRPAVLLDRDGVLNQDLGHVHRPEEFTWMPGAPETVKWLNDQGYLVIVVTNQSGIARGYYTEEAFHAFTAWINQELNKIGAHLDATYYCPHHPTEGYGPYLRTCNCRKPAPGMIQRAIRDWGIDVPHSLLVGDQETDLLAAQAAGVHAALYYGGPLLPFVQHTLTALTTPPPISTPHKERRP, from the coding sequence ATGTTAAAACAAGCCGTCATTCTCGCTGGAGGTTTAGGCACCCGCCTGGGTCCCCTCACCCGGGACACCCCCAAGCCCCTCCTGCCCGTAGGCGACGCGCCCTTCCTCGAGCACGTGGTCTGGAACCTGAAGCGCTTCGGGATCGAGCGCTTCCTCTTCTCCGTGGGGTACCGGGCCGAGAAGATCATGGCCCACTTCGGCAACGGACGACGGCTCGGCGTCCAGATCGAGTACGTCTTCGAGAAAACCCCGGCGGGCACCGGAGGCGCCTTGGTCCTCGCGCAGCAGCTGGGACGACTCGACGAGTGGTTTCTCGTGGTGAACGGGGACACGCTCTTCGACATCAACTTCCTGGACCTCAGCGTGCTCACCCAGTCCCAACGCGCCCTGGCCGGCCTGGCCCTGCGCCAGATCCCCGACGCGAGCCGGTACGGCCGGGTGCGCCTCAACGGCGTTCACATCACCGGGTTCGACGAGAAATCCGGGAAAGGCCCCGGCCTGATCAACGGCGGAGTGTACACGATGCACCGCAAGGCGCTCGAGCACCTCCCCCCCGGCCCCAGCTCCCTCGAGCGCGACCTCTTCCCCAAGCTCGCCGCCCACGGAAAACTGGTGGGCCGGGTGTACGCTGGGTTCTTCATTGACATCGGGGTGCCTGAGGCGCTCCAGGCCGCCCAGGTCCTGGTGCCCCGCTGGCGCCAGCGCCCTGCGGTGCTCCTAGACCGGGACGGGGTGCTGAACCAGGACCTCGGGCACGTGCACCGCCCTGAGGAGTTCACCTGGATGCCCGGCGCGCCCGAAACGGTGAAGTGGCTGAACGACCAGGGGTACCTGGTCATCGTGGTCACGAACCAGTCCGGCATCGCGCGCGGGTACTACACGGAGGAGGCCTTCCACGCCTTCACCGCCTGGATCAACCAGGAACTCAACAAGATCGGCGCGCACCTCGACGCCACGTACTACTGCCCGCACCACCCCACCGAAGGGTACGGACCGTACCTGCGGACCTGCAACTGCCGCAAGCCCGCGCCGGGCATGATCCAACGCGCGATCCGGGACTGGGGGATCGACGTACCCCATAGCCTCCTCGTAGGGGACCAGGAGACCGACCTCCTCGCCGCGCAAGCCGCCGGGGTGCACGCCGCCCTGTACTACGGAGGACCGCTCCTGCCCTTCGTGCAACACACCCTCACCGCCCTCACCACCCCCCCGCCCATCTCAACGCCACACAAGGAACGACGCCCATGA
- a CDS encoding acyl-CoA carboxylase subunit beta yields the protein MADNTHAWMDELIAEMEERRKKIEQGGGPKRIEKQHAAGKLTARERIQKLLDPDSFVEIGPFVEHLETGLMEGIEAPGEGVVTGYGTINGRKVFVFSQDFTVLGGSLGKMHGRKIAQLMDLAAKVGAPVIGLNDSAGARIQEGVDSLSGYGEVFYRNAIYSGVIPQISAILGPCAGGAVYSPAMTDFILMSRGTSYMFITGPEVIKSVTREEVTFEELGGADVHAQKSGVAHLEADGDEAVLELIRELLSYLPQNNREKPPVLETQDPADRTTPELVDLVHPDPRRPYNMHQVIRTLVDDGRFLEIQPGWARNIIIGFARLGGMPVGIVANNPRFMAGALDINAADKAARFIRTCDAFNVPLLTLVDVTGFLPGVLQEHQGIIRHGAKMLYAYAEATVPKITLITRKAYGGAYLAMNSKDMGADVVLAWPTAAVAVMGAEGAANIIYRKEIQNAPNPEEALRRKIEEYKRAFDNPYVAAARGYVDDVINPELTRLYLIRHLRMLWDKQEERPWKKHGNIPL from the coding sequence ATGGCGGACAACACCCATGCCTGGATGGACGAGCTCATCGCGGAAATGGAGGAACGCCGCAAAAAGATCGAGCAAGGCGGCGGCCCCAAACGCATCGAGAAGCAGCACGCGGCGGGCAAGCTCACCGCGCGCGAACGCATCCAGAAGCTCCTAGACCCGGACAGCTTTGTGGAGATCGGACCGTTCGTCGAACACCTCGAGACCGGTCTGATGGAGGGGATCGAAGCGCCGGGGGAAGGCGTCGTGACCGGGTACGGCACGATCAACGGCCGCAAGGTCTTCGTCTTCAGCCAGGACTTCACCGTGCTGGGCGGCAGCCTCGGGAAGATGCACGGCCGGAAGATCGCGCAGCTCATGGACCTGGCCGCCAAGGTCGGCGCGCCGGTCATCGGGCTGAACGACTCCGCCGGCGCGCGCATCCAGGAAGGGGTGGACAGCCTCTCAGGGTACGGGGAGGTCTTCTACCGCAACGCGATCTACTCCGGGGTCATCCCCCAGATCAGCGCGATCCTCGGCCCGTGCGCGGGCGGCGCGGTGTACAGCCCCGCGATGACCGACTTCATCCTGATGAGCCGCGGCACGAGCTACATGTTCATCACCGGCCCCGAGGTGATCAAGTCCGTCACGCGCGAAGAAGTCACCTTCGAGGAGTTGGGCGGGGCGGACGTACACGCCCAAAAATCCGGGGTGGCCCACCTCGAGGCGGACGGGGACGAGGCGGTGCTCGAGCTCATCCGCGAGCTGCTCTCGTACCTACCGCAGAACAACCGGGAAAAACCACCGGTCCTGGAAACCCAGGACCCCGCGGACCGCACCACCCCGGAGCTCGTGGATCTTGTGCACCCGGACCCGCGCCGGCCGTACAACATGCACCAGGTCATCCGCACGCTGGTGGACGACGGCCGGTTCCTCGAGATCCAGCCGGGCTGGGCGCGCAACATCATCATCGGGTTCGCCCGGCTTGGAGGGATGCCGGTCGGGATCGTAGCGAACAACCCGCGCTTCATGGCAGGCGCACTGGACATCAACGCCGCGGACAAGGCCGCGCGGTTCATCCGCACCTGCGACGCCTTCAACGTCCCCCTCCTGACCCTGGTGGACGTGACGGGGTTCCTGCCCGGCGTGCTCCAGGAGCACCAAGGCATCATCCGGCACGGCGCGAAGATGCTGTACGCCTACGCGGAAGCTACGGTGCCCAAGATCACCCTCATCACCCGCAAAGCCTACGGCGGGGCGTACCTCGCGATGAACTCCAAGGACATGGGGGCGGACGTGGTGCTCGCCTGGCCCACCGCGGCCGTGGCGGTCATGGGCGCGGAAGGCGCGGCGAACATCATCTACCGCAAGGAGATCCAAAACGCCCCCAACCCCGAGGAGGCCCTGCGCCGCAAGATCGAGGAGTACAAGCGCGCCTTCGACAACCCCTACGTCGCCGCCGCGCGCGGGTACGTGGACGACGTGATCAACCCCGAGCTCACGCGGCTCTACCTGATCCGGCACCTGCGGATGCTCTGGGACAAGCAGGAAGAACGGCCGTGGAAAAAGCACGGGAACATCCCCCTCTAA
- the gmhA gene encoding D-sedoheptulose 7-phosphate isomerase codes for MEEHLEVVQAARSLAQEVERAAERIARSLEAGGKVLLCGNGGSAADAQHIAAELVGRFLKERRALPALALNTNTSIVSAIGNDYGFAEVFARQVAAMGHAGDVLVAISTSGNSANVLRAAETARAKGLEVIGLTGAGGGRLAELCDLCLRVPSTSTPRIQEVHILIGHIISQLIEEHVC; via the coding sequence ATGGAGGAGCACCTGGAGGTGGTGCAGGCCGCACGCTCACTCGCGCAGGAAGTCGAACGGGCGGCGGAACGCATCGCCAGGTCCCTGGAAGCGGGCGGAAAGGTCCTCCTGTGCGGCAACGGAGGTTCCGCTGCGGACGCGCAGCACATCGCGGCGGAGCTGGTGGGGCGTTTCCTCAAGGAGCGCCGCGCCCTACCCGCGTTGGCCCTCAACACGAACACCTCCATCGTGAGCGCAATCGGCAACGACTACGGCTTCGCGGAGGTCTTCGCCCGCCAGGTCGCGGCCATGGGCCACGCGGGCGACGTACTGGTCGCGATCTCCACCAGCGGGAACAGCGCTAACGTACTGCGCGCTGCCGAGACCGCCCGGGCCAAAGGCCTCGAGGTCATCGGTCTCACCGGCGCGGGCGGAGGACGCCTGGCCGAACTGTGCGACCTGTGCCTGCGCGTTCCCTCCACCAGCACCCCAAGGATTCAAGAGGTCCACATACTGATTGGGCACATCATTAGCCAGCTGATTGAGGAGCACGTATGTTAA
- a CDS encoding uracil-DNA glycosylase, with product MKTREVLHAELERCARCPRLVAWREAVGRAKRRAFRDWTYWARPVPGFGDPNARILIFGLAPGAHGSNRTGRPFTGDASGAFLYPALWRAGLANQPRATHRGDGLELYGVYVTAAVRCVPPQNRPTQAELRACADWTRRELELLPKVRVVVALGRIAHDAMLAHFGLKKRAHPFAHGTEHRLPNGWVLLDSYHVSRQNTNTGRLTVEMFDRVLARAKRLAGLE from the coding sequence GTGAAGACGCGCGAAGTCCTACACGCGGAGCTGGAGCGCTGCGCGCGCTGCCCACGGCTCGTGGCGTGGCGGGAAGCAGTAGGCCGCGCGAAGCGCCGAGCCTTCCGGGACTGGACCTACTGGGCGCGGCCGGTCCCGGGGTTCGGGGACCCCAACGCCCGCATCCTGATCTTCGGCCTGGCCCCCGGCGCGCACGGCTCGAACCGCACGGGCCGGCCCTTCACCGGGGACGCCTCGGGAGCGTTCCTGTACCCGGCCTTGTGGCGCGCGGGCCTCGCGAACCAGCCCCGGGCCACCCACCGGGGGGACGGGCTCGAGCTTTATGGGGTGTACGTCACCGCCGCCGTGCGGTGCGTGCCCCCGCAGAACCGGCCTACCCAGGCCGAGCTCCGGGCGTGCGCGGACTGGACCCGGCGGGAGCTCGAGCTGCTCCCCAAAGTGCGGGTGGTGGTGGCGCTGGGACGGATCGCGCACGACGCGATGCTGGCGCACTTTGGCCTCAAGAAGCGCGCCCATCCCTTCGCGCACGGCACGGAGCACCGGTTGCCGAACGGGTGGGTGCTGTTGGACAGCTACCACGTCTCGCGGCAGAACACGAACACCGGGCGGCTCACCGTGGAGATGTTCGACCGCGTCCTGGCGCGCGCGAAACGCCTTGCGGGGCTGGAATAG
- a CDS encoding GHMP kinase gives MIVRARAPLRVSFGGGGTDVPPYCDERGGAVLSATINRYAYATLVPGGGRLEVRSLDYDASISYNLDDPFLYDGQLDLVKAVLDHFRKHKRFTQGLEIALHNDAPPGSGLGSSSAITVALVRALAEYLHTPLDPYQLAELAYKIERVDVGIKGGKQDQYAAAFGGFNFIEFKEGVSIVNPLRLNQETLYELEYSLVFAYVGGQHFSGKIIEKQVTNYQKRKTDAVASMDRLRELAYEMKRALLLGRLGEFGELLDAAWESKKKMAEGISTPHIDELYHEARQAGALGGKISGAGGGGFMFFLCAPRRAYAVQETLRRMGAQPVHFSFVDEGVRAWRLG, from the coding sequence ATGATAGTGCGTGCACGAGCTCCACTGCGCGTGAGCTTCGGCGGCGGCGGTACCGACGTCCCCCCCTACTGCGATGAACGCGGCGGTGCCGTACTAAGCGCGACCATCAACCGTTACGCCTACGCCACCCTCGTCCCCGGTGGCGGACGCCTCGAGGTGCGCAGCCTGGATTACGACGCAAGCATCTCCTACAACTTGGACGACCCCTTCCTCTACGACGGGCAGCTGGACCTCGTCAAGGCCGTTCTGGACCATTTCCGCAAGCACAAGCGGTTCACCCAAGGCCTCGAGATCGCCCTGCACAACGACGCCCCGCCCGGCTCCGGTCTGGGGTCCTCCTCCGCGATCACGGTGGCCTTGGTGCGGGCGCTGGCGGAGTACCTGCACACCCCCCTCGACCCGTACCAGCTCGCCGAGCTGGCCTACAAGATCGAACGCGTCGATGTCGGCATCAAAGGCGGCAAGCAAGACCAGTACGCCGCGGCCTTCGGGGGGTTTAACTTCATCGAGTTCAAGGAAGGCGTGAGCATCGTGAATCCCTTGCGGCTGAACCAGGAGACCTTATATGAGCTCGAGTACAGCCTGGTGTTCGCGTACGTGGGCGGGCAGCACTTTTCCGGAAAGATCATCGAGAAGCAGGTCACGAACTACCAAAAGCGCAAGACCGACGCGGTGGCGTCCATGGACCGGCTGCGTGAGCTGGCCTACGAGATGAAGCGCGCCTTGCTCCTCGGGCGGCTGGGTGAGTTCGGCGAGCTGTTGGACGCGGCCTGGGAGAGCAAGAAGAAGATGGCGGAGGGCATCAGCACCCCCCACATCGACGAGCTGTACCACGAGGCTCGGCAAGCCGGCGCGCTGGGCGGCAAGATCAGCGGAGCGGGTGGCGGGGGATTCATGTTCTTCCTCTGCGCTCCCCGCCGCGCCTACGCGGTTCAAGAGACCCTGCGGCGGATGGGGGCCCAACCGGTGCACTTCAGCTTTGTGGACGAGGGGGTACGGGCGTGGCGGCTCGGGTGA